A window of Clavibacter michiganensis contains these coding sequences:
- a CDS encoding benzoate/H(+) symporter BenE family transporter, translating to MTAIEVPGGRAQARGAGIATAVVGFAGTSAVVLTGLTAVGASPSQAASGLLALCVTQGLGTVLLAHRFRRPITLSWSTPGAALLIGSGAVEGGWAAAVGAFLVCGILVLATALWPLLGRLVRLIPPSVAAAMLAGVLLPLCVATVTAAVASPLVVLPVVLAWLVAARLAPRWAAPTALAAALVVVGISLAVAGPAPGASLDLAHLVPRIELTAPVFTVAAAVALGIPLFVVTMASQNLPGVAVLASFGYETPWRAAMTTTAAATLVSAPFGGHAVNLAALSAALSAAPSAHPDPDERWRAASAAGWTNLVLGLASAALAAVIVAGPAGVVAAAAGLALAPSLASSLASAMREPGAHLPAIATFVVAASGITVGGLGAAFCALVAGVLVHLALRRRATRSDRLDRHEERDAA from the coding sequence ATGACGGCCATCGAGGTGCCCGGCGGCCGGGCGCAGGCGCGCGGAGCCGGGATCGCCACCGCCGTCGTCGGGTTCGCCGGCACGTCGGCCGTCGTGCTCACCGGCCTCACCGCGGTGGGGGCGTCGCCGTCCCAGGCCGCGTCCGGGCTGCTCGCGCTGTGCGTCACGCAGGGGCTCGGCACCGTGCTCCTCGCGCACCGCTTCCGCCGTCCGATCACGCTCTCCTGGTCGACGCCCGGGGCGGCGCTGCTCATCGGATCCGGCGCGGTCGAGGGCGGGTGGGCCGCCGCGGTGGGGGCGTTCCTCGTCTGCGGGATCCTCGTGCTCGCCACCGCGCTCTGGCCGCTGCTCGGCCGGCTCGTGCGCCTGATCCCGCCGAGCGTGGCCGCCGCGATGCTCGCGGGCGTGCTCCTCCCCCTCTGCGTCGCGACCGTGACGGCGGCGGTCGCCTCCCCTCTCGTCGTGCTGCCCGTGGTCCTCGCCTGGCTCGTCGCCGCCCGCCTCGCTCCGCGCTGGGCGGCCCCGACCGCGTTGGCCGCCGCGCTCGTGGTGGTCGGGATCTCGCTCGCGGTCGCGGGGCCCGCACCCGGGGCGTCGCTCGACCTCGCCCACCTCGTGCCGCGGATCGAGCTGACGGCGCCCGTCTTCACGGTGGCGGCGGCGGTCGCGCTCGGGATCCCCCTCTTCGTCGTGACGATGGCCTCGCAGAACCTGCCGGGTGTCGCTGTGCTCGCGAGCTTCGGCTACGAGACGCCGTGGCGCGCGGCGATGACGACGACCGCGGCGGCCACGCTCGTGAGCGCGCCGTTCGGCGGGCACGCCGTGAACCTCGCCGCCCTGTCGGCCGCGCTCTCCGCCGCGCCCTCCGCGCATCCGGATCCGGACGAGCGGTGGCGCGCCGCCAGCGCGGCGGGGTGGACCAACCTCGTGCTCGGGCTGGCGTCGGCGGCGCTCGCGGCCGTGATCGTCGCGGGTCCGGCGGGCGTGGTCGCGGCGGCCGCCGGGCTCGCGCTCGCGCCGTCGCTCGCGTCGAGCCTGGCGTCCGCCATGCGGGAGCCGGGGGCGCACCTGCCCGCGATCGCGACGTTCGTGGTGGCGGCGTCCGGCATCACGGTCGGCGGGCTCGGCGCCGCGTTCTGCGCGCTCGTGGCCGGCGTCCTGGTGCACCTCGCGCTCCGGAGGCGCGCGACCCGGAGTGACAGACTCGATCGACACGAGGAGCGCGACGCCGCATGA
- a CDS encoding M23 family metallopeptidase: MLAACALLLGLGVPSAQAAEEYPTWSEVQAARSSEQATADQVTRITSLISGLSAEVEAATALALQRADEHAAAVDALDEATGELQALESKAERAQADADEAKRQVGQLVAQLARSGGGGDVSLRLFTSGGEDADALLARMGTATKLADRQDTAFTAAVTSARTAASLGKQASVAKEALAVLAADAEAKLQEASAAQARADQALAEQEARSSELQAQLTTLRDSRISVEEGFAIGERKRQEEAAAEARRQADARAAAAAAAAAANAAARPPANAPRPPSSGGQPSSSGWTMPIRSYGSYQSYGMRLHPILGYWRLHAGDDFGAGCGTPIYATAAGTVQFAGGSSGFGNAITLNHGGGVTSVYGHMYSYGVMVRTGQTVQAGQQIGAVGSAGLSTGCHLHFEIRQGGVATSPMPFLRNRGV; the protein is encoded by the coding sequence GTGCTGGCCGCATGCGCCCTCCTGCTCGGCCTCGGCGTCCCGTCCGCGCAGGCCGCGGAGGAATACCCCACCTGGTCCGAGGTGCAGGCCGCGCGCTCGAGCGAGCAGGCCACCGCCGACCAGGTCACGCGCATCACCTCCCTCATCTCCGGCCTCTCCGCCGAGGTCGAGGCCGCCACGGCCCTCGCCCTCCAGCGCGCCGACGAGCACGCCGCCGCGGTGGATGCGCTCGACGAGGCCACCGGCGAGCTCCAGGCCCTCGAGTCCAAGGCGGAGAGGGCGCAGGCCGACGCGGACGAGGCGAAGCGCCAGGTCGGCCAGCTCGTCGCGCAGCTCGCCCGCAGCGGCGGAGGCGGCGACGTCTCCCTGCGCCTCTTCACGAGCGGCGGCGAGGACGCGGACGCCCTCCTCGCCCGCATGGGCACGGCCACCAAGCTCGCCGACCGGCAGGACACCGCGTTCACCGCCGCCGTCACCTCGGCCCGCACGGCCGCGTCGCTCGGCAAGCAGGCGTCCGTCGCGAAGGAGGCGCTCGCCGTCCTCGCCGCCGACGCCGAGGCCAAGCTGCAGGAGGCGTCCGCGGCGCAGGCCCGCGCGGATCAGGCGCTCGCCGAGCAGGAGGCCCGCAGCTCGGAGCTCCAGGCGCAGCTCACCACGCTCCGCGACTCCCGCATCTCCGTCGAGGAGGGCTTCGCGATCGGCGAGCGGAAGCGCCAGGAGGAGGCGGCCGCCGAGGCCCGCCGCCAGGCCGACGCGCGTGCCGCGGCCGCAGCTGCTGCCGCCGCCGCGAACGCCGCCGCGCGACCGCCGGCCAACGCCCCCCGCCCGCCGTCCTCGGGTGGCCAGCCCTCGTCGTCCGGCTGGACCATGCCCATCCGCAGCTACGGGTCGTACCAGTCCTACGGCATGCGCCTGCACCCGATCCTCGGCTACTGGCGCCTGCACGCGGGCGACGACTTCGGCGCGGGCTGCGGCACCCCCATCTACGCGACGGCGGCCGGCACGGTGCAGTTCGCGGGCGGATCCAGCGGCTTCGGCAACGCGATCACCCTGAACCACGGCGGCGGCGTCACGAGCGTGTACGGCCACATGTACTCGTACGGCGTGATGGTCCGCACGGGCCAGACCGTGCAGGCGGGCCAGCAGATCGGCGCGGTCGGCAGCGCGGGCCTCAGCACCGGCTGCCACCTCCACTTCGAGATCCGGCAGGGCGGCGTCGCGACCTCGCCCATGCCGTTCCTCCGCAACCGCGGCGTCTGA
- a CDS encoding SGNH/GDSL hydrolase family protein: protein MTGRMRRVAQAVARPAIFVQYVALRAGLQGTVFPRDAASGVVPGEDPHRVLVIGEATAVGMGVLSHELGMAGHFSRQLARRTGRGVEWATRPFSDLTIHTAAGTVRDRPLLAGVDVVLLMVGVGDSIRLTPQRTWRWLLCAAIDDLTRGLPEGARVLIPEVPPLNESVGIPSPWRAVAARHARLLNRVTAEIVVSRACVDAVHFPGESVIDLGDPDAAQASRVYAAWSRAFVRRMLEPPRTAEA from the coding sequence ATGACGGGGCGCATGCGGCGCGTCGCGCAGGCCGTGGCCCGGCCGGCGATCTTCGTGCAGTACGTCGCCCTGCGCGCGGGCCTCCAGGGCACGGTCTTCCCGCGTGACGCGGCGTCCGGCGTCGTGCCGGGCGAGGATCCGCACCGCGTGCTCGTCATCGGGGAGGCGACGGCCGTCGGCATGGGCGTCCTCTCGCACGAGCTCGGCATGGCCGGCCACTTCTCCCGGCAGCTCGCCCGTCGCACGGGCCGCGGCGTCGAGTGGGCCACGCGCCCGTTCTCCGACCTCACGATCCACACCGCCGCCGGCACCGTCCGCGACCGCCCGCTCCTCGCGGGCGTCGACGTCGTGCTCCTCATGGTGGGCGTCGGCGACAGCATCCGCCTCACGCCGCAGCGCACGTGGCGGTGGCTGCTCTGCGCGGCCATCGACGACCTGACGCGCGGGCTGCCCGAGGGCGCGCGCGTGCTCATCCCCGAGGTGCCGCCGCTCAACGAGAGCGTCGGGATCCCCTCCCCGTGGCGCGCGGTCGCCGCCCGTCACGCGCGGCTGCTCAACCGCGTGACGGCCGAGATCGTCGTGTCCCGCGCCTGCGTGGACGCCGTGCACTTCCCCGGCGAGAGCGTCATCGACCTCGGCGATCCGGACGCCGCCCAGGCGTCCCGCGTCTACGCGGCGTGGTCGCGCGCCTTCGTCCGGCGGATGCTCGAGCCGCCGCGCACCGCGGAGGCGT